The following coding sequences lie in one Natrarchaeobius halalkaliphilus genomic window:
- a CDS encoding cupin domain-containing protein — protein sequence MSYRKVNYEDVDQVSSAMHFLSDPLETERVGVTVARCDPGWMSQSHDHADNDHEEVYVLIEGEATVVVDEDPIEMETGDALWIPPESTRQIQNGDEESAFVLVSAPSIGDDDDEGGEWLLTGFAG from the coding sequence ATGTCCTACCGAAAGGTGAACTACGAAGACGTCGATCAGGTCTCGAGCGCGATGCACTTTCTCAGCGATCCGCTCGAGACCGAACGCGTCGGCGTGACGGTCGCCCGGTGTGACCCCGGCTGGATGAGTCAGTCTCACGACCACGCCGACAACGATCACGAGGAAGTCTACGTCCTGATCGAAGGCGAGGCGACGGTCGTCGTCGACGAGGATCCGATCGAGATGGAGACGGGAGACGCGCTCTGGATCCCGCCCGAGTCGACCCGCCAGATCCAAAACGGCGACGAAGAGAGCGCGTTCGTCCTCGTGAGCGCACCGAGCATCGGTGACGACGACGACGAGGGTGGCGAATGGCTGCTCACCGGTTTCGCCGGCTAG
- a CDS encoding rhomboid family intramembrane serine protease has product MAKCDACGKDESMPYNCRHCGGTYCAEHRLPENHGCSGLKDWNDPNGVFDSGFDDSVQNGGRSSASSRVLEKLPIDTGPGGPLAYFRGNMTYTFLALMWLTFLLQWIAIAVGGAFGFPNLHRALFVLAPQNPEYVWTWVTSVFAHSPINIFHIVFNSIVIFFFGPLVERYVGSKKFAILFVVSGALAGLAQIGIQITQGLGAIPAAGGVLGASGAALAIMGVITVLNPSLKVYLYFVLPVPIWLLTAGTAVISVFFIGTGGGGNVAHMAHLVGLVIGLGYGEYVKRTQNVRAPSQFQLGGGPGGPGGPGGPGGRRRF; this is encoded by the coding sequence ATGGCCAAGTGCGACGCGTGTGGGAAAGACGAAAGCATGCCGTACAACTGTCGGCACTGCGGCGGGACCTACTGTGCTGAACACAGACTCCCGGAGAATCACGGCTGTTCCGGCCTGAAAGACTGGAACGATCCGAACGGCGTCTTCGACAGCGGCTTCGACGACAGCGTCCAGAACGGCGGCCGGTCCTCGGCGTCCTCGCGGGTTCTCGAGAAACTGCCGATCGATACCGGTCCTGGCGGGCCACTCGCGTACTTCCGGGGGAACATGACCTACACGTTCCTCGCGCTGATGTGGCTCACGTTCTTGTTGCAGTGGATCGCGATCGCCGTCGGCGGCGCGTTCGGCTTTCCGAACCTCCACCGGGCCCTGTTCGTACTCGCACCACAGAATCCGGAGTACGTCTGGACCTGGGTCACGTCGGTGTTCGCACACAGCCCGATCAACATCTTCCACATCGTCTTCAACAGCATCGTGATCTTCTTTTTCGGCCCGCTCGTCGAGCGCTACGTCGGCTCGAAGAAGTTCGCGATCCTCTTCGTCGTCAGCGGTGCACTCGCCGGTCTCGCCCAGATCGGAATCCAGATCACGCAGGGCCTCGGAGCGATTCCCGCCGCGGGCGGCGTCCTCGGCGCGAGCGGTGCGGCGCTCGCGATCATGGGCGTCATCACCGTGCTGAACCCGAGCCTCAAGGTCTACCTGTATTTCGTCCTCCCCGTTCCGATCTGGCTGCTCACGGCCGGAACGGCCGTCATCAGCGTCTTCTTTATCGGAACTGGTGGCGGCGGAAACGTCGCTCACATGGCCCACCTCGTCGGCCTGGTTATCGGGTTGGGTTACGGTGAATACGTCAAACGGACCCAGAACGTCCGCGCACCGAGTCAGTTCCAACTCGGTGGCGGCCCGGGCGGTCCCGGCGGTCCGGGTGGTCCCGGCGGTCGTCGTCGGTTCTAG
- the leuS gene encoding leucine--tRNA ligase, protein MSSYYDHAQVQEFWQYVWERDDVYELPEDADDPTYVLGMFPYTSGTLHMGHVRNYAISDAYARYRRMRGDDVLHPMGWDAFGLPAENAAHERASDPESWTQACIRRMREELETMGFGYDWSREVTTCEPDYYRWNQWLFTRLYEAGLVEYEAATVNWCPDCETVLADAQVEEREVGSRVCWRCETPVDRRELDQWFFTITDYAEELASGLDDLEGWPDGVREIQRNWIGRQEGARISFEVSTPAVTSAPDSVDVFSTRPETVYGVSYLALSPGHELARELADGNEDVAGYLETVRERGPDEVGFSGVRTEATAVHPITGERLPVYVAGYVLEDVGTGAVMGVPGHNERDHGFALEHDLPVERVIVPDDETSDESADGSSPYVGEGTLVGSGEYDGLESERARERLVADHATIESDVTYRLRDWLISRQRYWGTPIPVVHCEDCGHVLVPDEDLPVELPEFVRTTGNPLEEHDSFRRTDCPECGEPARRETDTMDTFVDSSWYFLRFLSPDLEDAPFDTERANEWLPIDVYVGGDEHAILHLLYIRFMTRALADLGLLEHREPVDRLVSQGTVLYDGEKMSTSKGNVVAPDEYGAETTRLFVLSAAHPEQDFEWTANNVRGVYDLQQTLYRMATGFIGETDTRVEKRSHDAYVEREIDRTIAVVTDEYERFRFHRAATEIQELARLLRRYREYDSPHGGVYRRGLLSLAAMLSPMAPHLGEELWNKLRGEGLVVEADWPEPETDVTNRSLERRLVETTLGDVRDIVDVAAIDEPERIELVIAPEWKYRIRNLLDEQESSDVDVSALVDRVLEVDESLERETVAAAVGELLGRRERASPPNRLDADEERRLLEQAQWLIVDEFDADVVVRRPADDEALGEKARPGKPAIRID, encoded by the coding sequence ATGTCGAGTTATTACGATCACGCGCAGGTACAGGAGTTCTGGCAGTACGTCTGGGAGCGAGACGACGTCTACGAGCTTCCCGAGGACGCGGACGATCCGACGTACGTCCTCGGAATGTTTCCGTACACCTCCGGAACGCTTCACATGGGCCACGTTCGCAACTACGCGATATCGGATGCGTACGCCAGATACCGACGAATGCGTGGCGACGACGTTCTCCATCCGATGGGATGGGACGCCTTTGGTCTCCCGGCGGAAAACGCGGCCCACGAGCGGGCGAGCGATCCGGAGTCGTGGACGCAGGCGTGTATCCGTCGGATGCGCGAGGAACTCGAGACGATGGGCTTTGGCTACGACTGGTCTCGAGAAGTCACCACCTGTGAGCCCGACTACTACCGGTGGAACCAGTGGCTGTTCACGCGACTCTACGAGGCGGGACTCGTCGAGTACGAGGCTGCGACGGTCAACTGGTGTCCGGACTGTGAGACGGTGCTTGCCGACGCGCAGGTCGAAGAGCGCGAGGTCGGAAGCCGCGTCTGCTGGCGGTGTGAAACGCCGGTCGACCGTCGAGAACTCGATCAGTGGTTCTTTACGATCACCGACTACGCCGAGGAGCTGGCGAGCGGGCTGGACGACCTAGAGGGGTGGCCGGACGGCGTTCGGGAGATCCAGCGAAACTGGATCGGTCGCCAGGAGGGTGCCAGAATCAGCTTCGAGGTGTCGACGCCGGCGGTGACGAGTGCGCCCGACTCCGTCGACGTGTTCAGCACCCGTCCCGAGACGGTCTACGGCGTGAGCTACCTCGCGCTCTCGCCGGGACACGAGCTGGCCCGGGAGCTGGCGGACGGGAACGAAGACGTCGCGGGCTACCTCGAGACGGTTCGCGAGCGGGGGCCCGACGAGGTCGGCTTCTCGGGCGTCCGGACCGAGGCGACGGCAGTCCATCCGATTACCGGCGAGCGGCTCCCGGTTTACGTCGCCGGCTACGTCCTCGAGGACGTCGGAACGGGTGCCGTCATGGGCGTTCCCGGTCACAACGAACGCGACCACGGCTTCGCGCTCGAGCACGATCTTCCGGTCGAGCGCGTAATCGTCCCCGACGACGAGACGTCCGACGAATCTGCGGACGGGTCGTCGCCGTACGTCGGTGAGGGAACGCTCGTGGGAAGTGGCGAGTACGACGGTCTCGAGAGCGAGCGGGCGCGGGAGCGACTGGTGGCGGATCACGCGACGATCGAGTCTGACGTGACCTATCGGCTCCGGGACTGGCTGATCTCGCGCCAGCGGTACTGGGGGACGCCGATTCCGGTCGTCCACTGCGAGGACTGCGGACACGTCCTCGTTCCCGACGAGGATCTCCCCGTGGAGTTGCCGGAGTTCGTCCGAACGACGGGGAACCCCCTGGAGGAACACGACTCGTTTCGTCGCACGGACTGCCCTGAGTGTGGTGAACCCGCACGACGGGAGACGGACACGATGGACACGTTCGTCGATTCCTCGTGGTACTTCCTTCGGTTTCTCTCGCCGGATCTCGAGGACGCGCCGTTCGACACCGAGCGTGCCAACGAGTGGCTCCCAATCGACGTCTACGTCGGCGGCGACGAACACGCGATCTTGCACCTGCTCTACATCCGATTCATGACGCGAGCGCTTGCGGACCTCGGCCTGCTCGAGCACCGCGAACCCGTCGATCGACTCGTCAGTCAGGGGACGGTGCTCTACGACGGCGAGAAGATGTCCACGTCGAAAGGGAACGTGGTCGCTCCCGACGAGTACGGTGCGGAGACGACGCGACTGTTCGTCCTCTCGGCGGCGCATCCGGAACAGGACTTCGAGTGGACCGCGAACAACGTCCGTGGCGTCTACGACCTCCAGCAAACCCTGTATCGGATGGCGACCGGATTCATCGGCGAGACGGACACTCGCGTCGAAAAACGCAGCCACGACGCGTACGTCGAGCGAGAGATCGATCGGACGATCGCTGTGGTGACCGACGAGTACGAGCGGTTTCGGTTTCACCGCGCGGCGACCGAGATCCAAGAACTCGCGCGGCTCCTTCGTCGATATCGGGAGTACGACAGTCCCCACGGGGGAGTCTATCGCCGCGGGCTGCTTTCCCTTGCAGCCATGCTCTCACCGATGGCTCCGCATCTCGGAGAGGAGCTGTGGAACAAGCTCCGAGGGGAGGGACTGGTCGTCGAAGCCGACTGGCCCGAGCCGGAAACCGACGTCACGAACCGCTCTCTCGAGCGGCGACTCGTCGAAACCACGCTCGGTGACGTCCGCGATATCGTCGACGTTGCCGCCATCGACGAGCCCGAACGGATCGAACTGGTGATCGCACCGGAGTGGAAGTACCGTATCAGGAACCTGCTCGACGAACAGGAGTCGTCGGACGTCGACGTCTCAGCGCTCGTCGATCGAGTTCTCGAGGTGGACGAATCGCTCGAGCGCGAGACGGTCGCGGCGGCCGTTGGCGAACTCCTCGGCCGTCGCGAGCGGGCGAGTCCGCCCAATCGGCTCGATGCCGACGAGGAGCGGCGGCTTTTAGAGCAGGCGCAGTGGCTGATCGTCGACGAGTTCGACGCCGACGTCGTCGTCCGCCGGCCAGCGGATGACGAAGCGCTGGGCGAGAAGGCACGGCCCGGAAAGCCCGCGATACGGATCGACTGA
- the glmS gene encoding glutamine--fructose-6-phosphate transaminase (isomerizing), with amino-acid sequence MCGIIGYVGSGRQPAQEVLLDGLERLEYRGYDSAGIAVANSTLDVHKRSGELSALENSLADREFNGAVGIGHTRWSTHGSPSHENAHPHTDCEGRVAVVHNGIISNADALRAELVEAGHRFESETDTEVVPHLMRVFLDDGAEPEAAFERALDRLEGSYAIAAVVADSDAIYASRRQSPLVVGLGEKERYLASDVPAFIEHTDRVIYLEDGQFVRLTPGNVAVTDGNGSLVDPTVESIDWDPADVGKSGYDHYMLKEIYEQPRAVRQCTRGRVTEMAGSLELSELPASVRSGTDRVQLVGCGTSFYAMQYGASLLCEHGIPAQPFVASEYDADSIPIEPDTLVVAVTQSGETADTLGALRAANRAGATTLAVTNVVGSSAARECDAAVYIRAGPEISVAATKSFASQQVTLAMIASVLAERQSQPFLGALRDLPSRIQHVLDTSSARHVAEEIVDADAYFFVGRRYQYPVALEGALKMKEITYEHAEGFAAGELKHGPLALVTPRTPVVALVTGSEDVVDRTLGTVREVEARGAPVVAVTTSSAPVEPVADYVLEVPETHRHLVPILTNVQLQLLAYWTADLLGRPIDKPRNLAKSVTVE; translated from the coding sequence ATGTGCGGAATCATCGGGTACGTCGGCTCCGGACGACAGCCGGCGCAGGAGGTCCTGCTCGACGGGCTCGAGCGACTCGAGTACCGCGGCTACGATTCGGCCGGTATCGCGGTCGCCAACTCGACGCTCGACGTCCACAAGAGATCCGGCGAGCTCTCGGCGCTCGAGAACTCGCTCGCTGACCGGGAGTTCAACGGAGCCGTCGGCATCGGACACACCCGCTGGAGCACGCACGGCTCCCCGTCCCACGAAAACGCACATCCACACACCGACTGTGAGGGTCGAGTCGCGGTGGTTCACAACGGTATCATCTCGAACGCGGACGCGCTCCGGGCGGAACTCGTCGAGGCGGGACACCGATTCGAAAGTGAAACCGACACCGAAGTGGTCCCCCACCTGATGCGGGTGTTCCTCGACGACGGAGCCGAGCCCGAAGCGGCGTTCGAACGGGCGCTCGACCGGCTCGAGGGGAGTTACGCGATCGCCGCCGTCGTTGCGGATTCGGACGCGATCTACGCCTCGCGAAGACAATCCCCGCTGGTGGTCGGCCTGGGGGAAAAAGAACGCTACCTGGCGAGTGACGTGCCGGCGTTCATCGAGCACACGGATCGGGTGATCTATCTCGAGGACGGACAGTTCGTTCGACTCACTCCCGGGAACGTCGCCGTCACCGACGGCAACGGTTCGCTCGTCGATCCCACCGTCGAATCGATCGACTGGGATCCGGCGGACGTCGGGAAAAGCGGCTACGACCACTATATGCTAAAGGAGATCTACGAGCAACCACGCGCCGTTCGGCAGTGTACGAGGGGGCGAGTGACGGAGATGGCCGGCTCACTGGAGCTGTCGGAGCTTCCCGCTTCCGTCCGCTCCGGGACGGATCGCGTACAGCTCGTCGGCTGTGGGACGTCGTTTTACGCGATGCAGTACGGTGCCTCGCTCCTGTGCGAACACGGGATTCCAGCCCAGCCGTTCGTCGCGAGCGAGTACGACGCCGACTCGATTCCGATCGAACCCGACACGCTCGTCGTCGCCGTCACCCAGAGCGGCGAGACGGCGGACACGCTCGGCGCGCTCAGAGCCGCGAACCGGGCCGGTGCGACGACGCTCGCCGTGACGAACGTCGTCGGAAGCTCGGCGGCCAGGGAGTGCGACGCCGCCGTCTACATCCGTGCCGGACCCGAGATCAGCGTCGCGGCCACGAAGTCCTTCGCCAGCCAGCAGGTCACGCTCGCGATGATCGCCTCGGTTCTGGCCGAGCGCCAGTCCCAGCCGTTCCTCGGGGCGCTTCGCGACCTTCCGTCCAGGATTCAACACGTCCTCGACACCTCGAGCGCCCGGCACGTTGCTGAAGAGATCGTCGACGCCGACGCGTACTTCTTCGTCGGCCGCCGGTACCAGTACCCCGTCGCTCTCGAGGGGGCCCTGAAGATGAAAGAGATCACGTACGAACACGCGGAGGGGTTCGCCGCCGGCGAGTTGAAACACGGCCCGCTCGCGCTGGTGACCCCCCGGACACCCGTGGTCGCGCTCGTCACCGGCAGCGAGGACGTCGTCGACAGAACCCTCGGCACCGTCAGAGAAGTGGAGGCGCGCGGCGCTCCCGTCGTGGCCGTTACGACGTCGTCGGCTCCCGTCGAACCCGTCGCGGATTACGTCCTCGAGGTGCCGGAAACCCACCGACACCTCGTTCCGATCCTGACGAACGTTCAGCTACAGCTGCTCGCGTACTGGACGGCGGACCTGCTCGGACGACCGATCGACAAGCCGCGGAACCTGGCGAAGAGCGTGACGGTCGAGTGA
- a CDS encoding nitrilase-related carbon-nitrogen hydrolase has translation MPDGIDTVDGTDRPSSRQIALAQIRIEAGALEDNLERAIAAIEDAASRGADLVALPELFTVGYFAFDLYGRYAEAIEGETLSRVSEAAGDAGIAVLAGTIVEDLAATDSVETPAADGLANTAVLFDADGDRRLVYRKHHLFGYESAESELLVPGETIETATVGGVTVGVTTCYDLRFPTLYRRLVDAGVELVLVPSAWPYPRLEHWHTLSRARAIENQCYVATINGSGAFDDATLLGRSTVYDPWGVSRASSGDEPALVTAEVDPKAVADVRTEFPSLRDRRL, from the coding sequence ATGCCGGACGGGATCGACACGGTCGACGGGACGGATCGACCGAGTTCGCGACAGATCGCGCTTGCACAGATACGCATCGAGGCGGGAGCGCTCGAGGACAACCTCGAGCGAGCGATCGCGGCGATCGAGGACGCGGCGTCTCGAGGCGCCGATCTGGTTGCACTCCCCGAACTGTTCACGGTGGGCTACTTCGCGTTCGACCTGTACGGCCGGTATGCAGAGGCGATCGAGGGGGAGACGCTTTCCCGAGTGAGCGAGGCGGCCGGCGATGCCGGAATCGCGGTCCTCGCGGGAACCATCGTCGAGGACCTCGCCGCGACGGATAGCGTCGAGACGCCGGCAGCGGACGGGCTCGCCAACACCGCGGTGCTGTTCGACGCCGACGGCGACCGACGCCTCGTCTACCGAAAACACCACCTCTTCGGCTACGAGTCGGCGGAATCGGAACTGCTCGTTCCCGGCGAAACGATCGAAACCGCCACGGTCGGAGGAGTTACCGTCGGCGTGACGACCTGTTACGATCTGCGGTTTCCGACCCTGTATCGTCGGCTGGTCGATGCTGGCGTCGAACTCGTCCTCGTCCCGAGCGCGTGGCCCTATCCTCGACTCGAGCACTGGCACACGCTCTCGAGGGCGCGCGCGATCGAAAATCAGTGTTACGTCGCGACGATCAACGGATCGGGAGCGTTCGACGACGCCACGCTACTCGGGCGGTCGACGGTGTACGATCCGTGGGGGGTAAGTCGCGCCTCGAGTGGCGACGAGCCGGCGCTGGTCACGGCGGAGGTCGATCCGAAAGCGGTCGCCGACGTCCGAACCGAGTTTCCGTCGTTGCGCGACCGACGACTCTAA
- a CDS encoding DUF7123 family protein, with the protein MTDYSDEEQRILSYLRENAARGERYFRAKNIAKSIGLSSKQVGVRLPHLAEKSDDVDIEKWGRARSTTWKVTIS; encoded by the coding sequence ATGACCGACTATTCCGACGAAGAGCAACGGATTCTCTCGTATCTCCGCGAGAACGCCGCCCGCGGTGAGCGGTACTTCCGAGCGAAGAATATCGCGAAATCGATCGGACTCTCGTCGAAGCAGGTAGGCGTCCGTCTCCCACACCTCGCTGAAAAATCGGACGACGTCGATATCGAGAAGTGGGGACGCGCCCGCTCGACGACGTGGAAAGTCACCATTAGCTGA
- a CDS encoding DUF420 domain-containing protein produces the protein METAGARRRLRERPLGVTIALTIVGYALVIGTFLLELPIYPDLTNPQITLFTHAIAVINSLTLALLVAGWYWIRTDQVDRHRLAMTSAFALILLFLVVYLIRVGGGGEKLFVGPDSVYYAYLVMLAIHIVLSIVAVPVVLYALILGITHTPNELRRTPHARIGRVAAGSWILSLALGIVTYLLLNHVYEYEFSAVVAPLL, from the coding sequence ATGGAAACCGCGGGTGCGAGACGACGACTTCGAGAGCGTCCCCTCGGCGTAACGATCGCGTTGACGATCGTCGGCTACGCGCTGGTCATCGGGACGTTCCTCCTCGAGTTACCCATCTATCCGGATCTGACGAACCCACAGATAACGCTCTTTACCCACGCCATTGCGGTGATCAACTCCCTCACGCTTGCGTTGCTCGTCGCCGGCTGGTACTGGATCCGAACCGACCAGGTCGACAGGCATCGACTGGCGATGACGAGCGCGTTCGCGTTGATCCTCCTCTTTCTGGTCGTCTACCTGATCAGGGTCGGTGGCGGGGGCGAAAAGCTGTTCGTCGGCCCCGATTCCGTCTACTACGCGTATCTCGTCATGCTGGCGATTCACATCGTCCTCTCGATCGTGGCCGTCCCCGTCGTTCTCTACGCGCTGATTCTCGGCATCACGCACACGCCGAACGAACTTCGACGGACGCCACACGCTCGAATCGGACGCGTCGCCGCCGGGTCGTGGATCCTGAGTCTGGCTCTCGGAATCGTCACCTATCTGTTGCTCAATCACGTCTACGAGTACGAGTTCAGCGCGGTCGTCGCTCCGCTGCTCTAG
- a CDS encoding HalOD1 output domain-containing protein — protein MERGGNDVDERTQRSASHAVVEAVASAEGVPTDALCPPEYEPLNSVIDPDALDSLFADRPDGRHRSGGTVSFVYCGYRILVEPNGSVTVEPRSGLEGFEDS, from the coding sequence ATGGAGCGCGGCGGCAATGACGTCGACGAACGGACACAGCGATCGGCCAGTCACGCAGTCGTCGAAGCCGTCGCCAGCGCCGAAGGTGTGCCGACCGATGCGCTTTGTCCACCCGAGTACGAACCGCTCAACTCGGTTATCGATCCGGACGCGCTCGATTCGCTGTTCGCGGATCGACCCGATGGACGGCACCGATCCGGCGGCACCGTTTCGTTCGTCTACTGTGGCTATCGGATTCTGGTCGAACCGAACGGCTCGGTGACGGTGGAGCCGCGGTCCGGACTCGAAGGGTTCGAAGATTCGTAG
- a CDS encoding sugar phosphate nucleotidyltransferase has product MSDRTAVVLAAGEGKRLRPLTRHRPKPMLPAGVRPILEYVFDALIDAGITSIVVVVGYKRTDVQSHFGPSYRDVPLTYAVQEKQLGTGHAVLPAEPHVDGSFLLVNGDQVIDNRIVRDVLERHAASRAVTTIGLLRRSDIGEYGGVLTDNGTISEIVEAPRDDREYRLNSGVYAFDQTVFDAIRRATPRAGEHLIVDAIEGQIESGDSVVGVESDGFWADATYPWDLLEVADLIVETDSRVDDVDLTSTRVHESAALRPPIVAAPGCEIGAGAVVGPDVCLGANTTVGSNAVVERCVVDADVRVGQGATLLDCVIGRGVHIGAGTVVPGGPGDVRIGDRIFEDRRLGALFGDRVEDRGATRYAPGSIVGSDAVVRTGSIVSGRNTGRTEVGH; this is encoded by the coding sequence ATGTCCGATCGAACGGCCGTCGTCCTCGCCGCTGGGGAGGGAAAGCGGCTTCGACCGCTTACGCGACACCGTCCGAAGCCGATGCTTCCCGCGGGAGTTCGTCCCATTCTCGAGTACGTCTTCGACGCGCTGATCGACGCGGGGATCACGTCCATCGTGGTCGTCGTCGGGTACAAACGAACCGACGTCCAGTCTCACTTCGGCCCATCGTACCGCGACGTCCCGCTCACGTACGCCGTCCAGGAGAAGCAACTCGGAACCGGTCACGCGGTCCTCCCGGCCGAGCCACACGTCGACGGATCGTTTCTCCTCGTCAACGGCGACCAGGTCATCGACAATCGCATCGTTCGCGACGTCCTCGAGAGACACGCCGCGAGCCGTGCCGTCACGACGATCGGACTCCTGCGACGGAGCGATATCGGTGAGTACGGTGGCGTGTTGACAGATAACGGGACCATCTCCGAAATCGTCGAAGCTCCCCGAGACGATCGGGAGTATCGACTCAACTCGGGCGTCTACGCGTTCGATCAGACGGTTTTCGACGCTATCAGACGAGCGACGCCGCGGGCGGGAGAGCACTTGATCGTCGACGCGATTGAGGGACAGATCGAGTCGGGCGACTCCGTCGTCGGCGTCGAATCGGACGGCTTCTGGGCGGACGCGACCTATCCGTGGGATCTGCTCGAAGTCGCTGACCTGATCGTCGAAACCGATTCGCGAGTCGACGACGTGGATCTCACGTCGACGCGGGTCCACGAGTCGGCGGCGCTCAGGCCGCCGATCGTCGCCGCACCGGGCTGCGAAATCGGGGCGGGAGCGGTCGTCGGACCCGACGTCTGTCTCGGTGCGAATACGACGGTCGGCTCGAACGCCGTCGTCGAGCGGTGCGTCGTCGACGCTGACGTGCGAGTCGGCCAGGGCGCGACGCTCCTAGACTGCGTCATCGGACGCGGCGTCCACATCGGGGCCGGAACGGTCGTCCCCGGCGGTCCGGGCGACGTACGTATCGGGGACCGGATTTTCGAGGATCGTCGTCTCGGTGCGCTCTTCGGCGATCGCGTCGAGGACCGCGGAGCAACGCGATACGCGCCGGGTTCGATCGTCGGTTCGGATGCCGTCGTTCGAACCGGCTCGATCGTCAGCGGACGCAACACCGGACGAACGGAGGTCGGCCACTGA
- a CDS encoding SRPBCC family protein, with the protein MTVRVDRSFELRASPERVWEFIADPANRARAISVVDRYTTTGPDGRETTWHVELPIPFVRRTVAVETEDVVRRPPEYVKFVGRSNVLKVTGEHRVSETATGARLENHFVVDGKLPGVETFFKRNLDDELENLRRALERDLRTAEED; encoded by the coding sequence ATGACTGTACGGGTCGACCGTTCGTTCGAGCTTCGGGCCTCGCCCGAGCGGGTCTGGGAGTTCATCGCCGATCCCGCGAACCGCGCCCGGGCGATCAGTGTGGTAGATCGATACACGACTACCGGTCCGGATGGGCGTGAGACGACGTGGCACGTCGAGCTACCGATCCCGTTCGTTCGGCGGACCGTCGCCGTCGAAACCGAGGACGTCGTTCGGCGGCCGCCGGAGTACGTTAAGTTCGTCGGCAGATCGAACGTCCTAAAGGTCACGGGTGAACACCGAGTCAGCGAAACGGCGACCGGCGCTCGTCTCGAGAACCACTTCGTCGTCGACGGCAAACTCCCCGGCGTCGAGACGTTCTTCAAGCGCAACCTCGACGACGAACTCGAGAACCTGCGACGGGCTCTCGAGCGCGACCTGCGGACGGCCGAGGAGGACTGA
- a CDS encoding endonuclease V, translating to MRQPRTPRPDLEPDADLEREEMEAMQREIAAAAIFEDDHDVAVGSLSNPLEAASSDRDRPEPPLVAGVDQSFLLESERALSAVVVMQAGEVVERVHAVTPLEIPYIPGLLAFREGGPILAALEGLSTEPDLFLFDGSGRIHFRQAGIATHIGVVLDVPSVGIAKSLLCGEPRGDVDDLPAGTTVPIDANSRVDAPAGTVLGYAVQTRQYDSPDRAINPLYVSPGHRVGPETAADGALELATTYKLPEPIRLADAYADEAKRTLEE from the coding sequence ATGCGCCAGCCCCGAACACCACGTCCCGATCTCGAGCCCGACGCCGACCTCGAGCGCGAAGAGATGGAAGCCATGCAACGCGAGATCGCCGCCGCCGCGATCTTCGAAGACGATCACGACGTCGCCGTCGGTTCGCTTTCGAATCCGCTCGAGGCGGCCTCGAGCGACCGCGACCGACCGGAACCACCGCTCGTCGCCGGCGTCGATCAGTCGTTTCTCCTCGAGAGCGAACGGGCGTTGAGCGCCGTCGTGGTGATGCAGGCCGGGGAGGTCGTCGAGCGCGTCCACGCCGTGACGCCGCTCGAGATACCCTACATTCCGGGGCTGCTGGCGTTTCGCGAGGGCGGACCGATCCTCGCGGCTCTCGAGGGACTTTCGACGGAGCCGGACCTGTTCCTGTTCGACGGCAGCGGGCGTATCCACTTCCGGCAGGCGGGGATCGCGACTCACATCGGCGTCGTCCTCGACGTGCCGAGCGTCGGGATCGCAAAGAGCCTGCTCTGTGGTGAGCCACGCGGGGACGTCGACGATCTGCCGGCGGGAACCACCGTTCCGATCGACGCGAACTCGCGGGTCGACGCTCCGGCGGGAACGGTACTCGGCTACGCGGTCCAGACGCGCCAGTACGACTCGCCCGACCGCGCCATCAATCCGCTCTACGTCAGCCCGGGCCACCGGGTCGGGCCCGAGACGGCCGCCGACGGTGCGCTCGAACTCGCGACGACCTACAAACTCCCCGAACCGATCCGGCTGGCCGACGCCTACGCCGACGAGGCGAAACGGACGCTCGAGGAGTAG